From Hermetia illucens chromosome 6, iHerIll2.2.curated.20191125, whole genome shotgun sequence, one genomic window encodes:
- the LOC119658994 gene encoding NADH dehydrogenase [ubiquinone] 1 alpha subcomplex subunit 2: MRLSLLRNAKLVPQLKELRLHLCQTSDASKGARDFVQRHYVNLKKDNPNLPILIRECGGIQPRLWARYEKGKETSVPLTNQSADDIMKQVEALGK, encoded by the exons ATGCGACTGAGCTTGCTTCGTAACGCAAAGTTGGTGCCCCAATTGAAGGAACTTCGGTTGCATTTATGCCAAACTAGCGACGCATCTAAGGGAGCAAG GGACTTCGTTCAAAGGCACTATGTTAACTTGAAGAAGGACAACCCAAATTTGCCGATTTTGATTCGCGAATGCGGTGGAATTCAACCAAGACTATGGGCTAGATATG aaaaaggaaaggaaacatCAGTACCACTAACGAACCAATCAGCTGACGATATTATGAAGCAAGTGGAAGCTTTAGGAAAGTAA